In one window of Miscanthus floridulus cultivar M001 chromosome 12, ASM1932011v1, whole genome shotgun sequence DNA:
- the LOC136495529 gene encoding uncharacterized protein, with product MGTTRLTKVLMDEGNGLNILYASTLDKMGIPHRNMCASKAPFYGIMPGKEVMPLRHIWLNVTFDQPNNFCKEPLTFEVVDFPGIYLALLGRPCLAKFMAVPNYTYLKLKMPGLKGVITVEGSFKQAYYYEQDFVVQADALIAPYALDDPGHDIGGAPAEEATKAVVVLD from the coding sequence ATGGGCACCACACGCCTCACCAAAGTGTTGATGGACGagggcaacggcctcaacatactctatgccAGCACCCTTGACAAGATGGGCATCCCCCACAGAAACATGTGCGCTAGCAAGGCACCGTTCTATGGGATCATGCCAGGGAAGGAAGTCATGCCCCTTAGGCACATCTGGCTCAATGTCACCTTCGACCAGCCAAACAACTTTTgcaaggagccactcacctttgaggtggttgactTCCCTGGCATCTACCTTGCCCTCCTCGGTCGACCATgcttggccaagttcatggctgtccccaactacacctacctaaagctcaagatgcctggcctgaagggggtcatcaccgtcgagggTAGCTTCAAGCAAGCCTACTACTACGAGCAAGACTTTGTTGTCCAAGCAGATGCACTCATTGCCCCCTATGCTCTCGATGACCCTGGCCATGACATAGGAGGGGCACCAGCAGAGGAAGCAACCAAGGCAGTAGTGGTGCTCGATTAA